Proteins from a genomic interval of Motilibacter aurantiacus:
- a CDS encoding esterase/lipase family protein, which produces MRRLLAGLAVLLVLLLGAGAVALLQPGADGPAGKAPGAGDDVVGPVLLVPGYGGSTASLQPLAARLRAAGREATVVGLPGDGRGDLREAARSLDAEVSAALAGGAPSVDLVGYSAGGVTIRLWVRDSGGVAKARRIVTLGSPHHGAQVAALGVLLGDESVCPLACRQLAPGSSVLTELDAGDETPDGPRWVSLWSRFDDVVTPVESARLEGAVDVALQDVCADSRADHGALPTDPLATGLVLAALGPGLDEVPEASRCGELRAAGGR; this is translated from the coding sequence GTGCGCCGGCTGCTGGCGGGCCTCGCGGTCCTCCTCGTGCTCCTGCTCGGTGCAGGGGCCGTCGCCCTGCTGCAGCCCGGGGCCGACGGCCCCGCCGGAAAGGCTCCCGGCGCCGGGGACGACGTGGTCGGGCCGGTGCTCCTCGTGCCCGGGTACGGCGGCTCCACCGCCTCGCTGCAGCCCCTGGCGGCGCGCCTGCGGGCGGCGGGGCGGGAGGCCACCGTGGTCGGGCTGCCGGGCGACGGGCGCGGGGACCTGCGCGAGGCCGCCCGCTCGCTGGACGCGGAGGTCTCCGCGGCGCTGGCCGGGGGCGCGCCCTCCGTCGACCTCGTGGGCTACTCGGCCGGGGGCGTGACGATCCGGCTCTGGGTACGCGACTCCGGCGGGGTGGCGAAGGCGCGGCGCATCGTCACGCTCGGGTCACCGCACCACGGCGCGCAGGTGGCCGCGCTCGGGGTGCTGCTGGGGGACGAGTCGGTGTGCCCGCTGGCCTGCCGGCAGCTGGCTCCCGGCTCCTCGGTGCTCACCGAGCTGGACGCGGGTGACGAGACCCCGGACGGCCCGCGCTGGGTGAGCCTCTGGTCGCGCTTCGACGACGTGGTGACCCCGGTGGAGTCGGCGCGCCTGGAGGGGGCCGTCGACGTCGCACTGCAGGACGTCTGCGCCGACAGCCGGGCCGACCACGGGGCGCTGCCGACCGACCCGCTGGCGACGGGCCTGGTCCTCGCCGCGCTCGGGCCCGGACTGGACGAGGTGCCCGAGGCGTCCCGGTGCGGCGAGCTCCGCGCTGCCGGGGGGCGCTGA
- a CDS encoding adenylosuccinate synthase — translation MPAIVVVGAQWGDEGKGKATDVLGADVDYVVRYNGGNNAGHTIVIGEEKYALHLLPSGILTPTVVPVIGNGVVIDLSVMFSEIDLLESRGVDTSKLIISANAHVIAPYHRTIDKVSERFLGKAKIGTTGRGIGPTYADKMNRLGVRVQDLFDEKILRQKIEGSLDQKNNLLVKVFNRRAITVDEVAEELLTYVDRLRPYVRDTALLLNNALDEGRTMVLEGGQATLLDVDHGTYPFVTSSNPTAGGACTGSGVPPTRIDRVVAVVKAYTTRVGSGPFPTELLDADGERLRRDGGEFGTTTGRPRRCGWYDAVVARFAARINGTTDFVLTKLDVLTGWERIPVCVAYDVDGVRHDEMPMTQTDFHHAKPVYEYFPGWDEDITGAKTLEDLPKNAQAYVTALEEMSGAPMSAIGVGPGRDQTIEVRSLLPG, via the coding sequence GTGCCCGCGATCGTGGTGGTCGGCGCCCAGTGGGGCGACGAGGGGAAGGGCAAGGCCACCGACGTGCTCGGGGCCGACGTGGATTACGTCGTCCGCTACAACGGCGGCAACAACGCCGGGCACACGATCGTCATCGGCGAGGAGAAGTACGCCCTCCACCTGCTGCCCAGCGGGATCCTCACCCCGACCGTCGTGCCGGTCATCGGCAACGGCGTGGTCATCGACCTGTCGGTGATGTTCTCCGAGATCGACCTGCTGGAGAGCCGCGGTGTCGACACCTCGAAGCTGATCATCAGCGCCAACGCCCACGTCATCGCTCCGTACCACCGGACGATCGACAAGGTCAGCGAGCGGTTCCTGGGCAAGGCCAAGATCGGCACGACGGGGCGCGGGATCGGCCCGACGTACGCGGACAAGATGAACCGCCTCGGCGTCCGCGTGCAGGACCTCTTCGACGAGAAGATCCTCCGGCAGAAGATCGAGGGCTCGCTCGACCAGAAGAACAACCTGCTGGTCAAGGTGTTCAACCGGCGTGCGATCACCGTCGACGAGGTGGCCGAGGAGCTGCTGACCTACGTCGACCGGTTGCGCCCCTACGTGCGCGACACCGCGCTGCTGCTCAACAACGCGCTCGACGAGGGCAGGACCATGGTCCTCGAGGGTGGCCAGGCGACCCTGCTCGACGTCGACCACGGCACCTATCCGTTCGTCACGTCCTCGAACCCGACCGCAGGTGGCGCCTGCACCGGCTCCGGTGTGCCGCCGACGCGCATCGACCGGGTCGTCGCGGTCGTGAAGGCCTACACGACGCGCGTCGGCTCCGGCCCGTTCCCGACCGAGCTGCTCGACGCCGACGGTGAGCGGCTGCGCCGGGACGGCGGGGAGTTCGGCACGACCACGGGGCGCCCCCGGCGCTGCGGCTGGTACGACGCGGTGGTGGCACGGTTCGCCGCGCGGATCAACGGCACGACCGACTTCGTCCTGACCAAGCTCGACGTGCTGACCGGCTGGGAGCGCATCCCGGTCTGCGTCGCGTACGACGTCGACGGCGTGCGGCACGACGAGATGCCGATGACGCAGACCGACTTCCACCATGCGAAGCCCGTCTACGAGTACTTCCCGGGCTGGGACGAGGACATCACCGGCGCGAAGACGCTGGAGGACCTGCCGAAGAACGCGCAGGCCTACGTCACGGCCCTCGAGGAGATGTCCGGGGCACCGATGAGCGCGATCGGCGTCGGCCCCGGGCGGGACCAGACGATCGAGGTGCGCAGCCTGCTCCCGGGCTGA